Proteins encoded together in one Impatiens glandulifera chromosome 1, dImpGla2.1, whole genome shotgun sequence window:
- the LOC124943399 gene encoding pectin acetylesterase 9, translating into MKRYFELVFGLILLTTAPRCGYSMELGRLLVNMTLVQNASTIGAYCLDGSLPAYHLHRGFGAGLNNWLLQFEGGGWCNDVASCLDRAKTHRGSSLYMNKLEVFSGILSNNASLNPDFYNWNRVKIRYCDGASFAGDSKFDNGTSLLYFRGQRIWKAIIHHLLPKGLGIAKKALLSGCSAGGLAVFLQCDNFTSYLPRNATVKCLSDAGFFLDERDISLNHTIRSFYEDLVSLQGIEQFLDKNCTSSLFFPKLCFFPQYVLPYIKSPFFILNSAYDVYQFHHNLVPPSADPKGHWYHCKVNPEQCNINQINILQGFRHDMIDALKSFYEESRRDGMYINSCFAHCQSESQDTWLAVDSPRVHNKTISEAVGDWYYGRRVTKEIDCAYPCDKTCHNIIG; encoded by the exons ATGAAAAGGTATTTTGAACTCGTCTTTGGCTTAATCCTGCTAACTACCGCACCAAGGTGCGGTTACTCGATGGAATTAGGGCGATTATTGGTGAATATGACTCTTGTTCAAAATGCTTCCACTATCGGAGCTT ATTGTTTGGATGGAAGTTTGCCTGCGTATCATCTCCACAGAGGATTCGGTGCCGGATTAAACAACTGGCTGTTACAGTTTGAG GGTGGTGGGTGGTGCAATGACGTGGCTTCATGCTTGGACAGGGCTAAAACTCATCGTGGATCTTCACTATACATGAACAAACTGGAAGTCTTTTCTGGAATTTTAAGCAATAATGCTTCTCTAAATCCAG ATTTTTACAACTGGAACCGTGTGAAGATAAGATATTGTGATGGAGCATCATTTGCTGGGGATTCCAAGTTTGATAATGGG ACATCATTACTTTACTTCAGAGGGCAAAGGATATGGAAAGCAATTATCCATCATCTTCTTCCCAAGGGCTTAGGGATTGCAAAAAAG GCTTTGCTTTCAGGGTGCTCAGCAGGGGGTTTGGCTGTTTTTCTGCAATGTGACAATTTCACCAGTTACTTACCAAGAAATGCAACTGTTAAATGCCTAAGTGATGCCGGTTTTTTCTTGGACGA GAGAGACATTAGTTTGAACCACACAATTAGATCCTTTTATGAAGATCTTGTTTCATTACAG GGGATAGAGCAGTTTCTGGACAAGAACTGTACAAGCTCCCTCTTCTTTCCAAAACTA TGTTTTTTCCCTCAATATGTGTTACCATATATCAAATCaccatttttcatcttaaactCTGCTTATGATGTCTACCAA TTCCATCACAATTTAGTTCCCCCTTCAGCTGATCCAAAAGGACATTGGTACCACTGCAAGGTTAATCCGGAGCAATGTAATATCAATCAGATAAATATCTTGCAAG gattcAGGCATGACATGATTGATGCGTTGAAGTCATTCTACGAAGAATCAAGGAGAGACGGGATGTACATAAATTCGTGTTTCGCTCATTGCCAGAGCGAGTCACAAGACACATGGTTAGCTGTGGATTCTCCTAGAGTACATAATAAg ACAATTTCCGAAGCGGTTGGCGATTGGTACTATGGGAGGAGGGTTACAAAGGAAATCGATTGCGCATATCCTTGTGATAAAACTTGTCACAATATAATTGGAtga